Within the Burkholderia sp. NRF60-BP8 genome, the region GCCCGAAGATCGCATTCCGGTCGAACGCGGCGAGGCCCGGCCAGATCGCGGTGAGCAGCACGCGCAGCACGACCGACGCGAGATAGGTCTGGATACCGAACCATGCGATCGCGATCACCGCGCGGATCATCGCGGGCAGCAGCGCGCCGTAGATGCCGAAGCTCATCCGGCTGATCACCGGGAACGGCACGCCGGTTTTCTGGCCCATGTAGCCGGTGAGGTTCATGAAGCAGTACACGAGCACCGCGCCGATCGCGAGCGACGCGAGCATCTGCCAGCCCGACAGGCCGAGCGCGAACAATCCGATCGCGAACGAGTAGTTCGCGATGTTGTGCACGTCGTTGGTCCATAGCGCGAAGATGCTGTAGCGGCCCCATGTGCGGCCTTCGGCCTTGGTCGGCGCGAGATCGGGATTGTGCAGCCGCGGGCTCAGCGCGGGATCGCGCGCGGCCGTGTCGTCTCGATGCGATGCGTCGTCCGCGCCGAGCCCGAGGCCCGTGCGGTGAATGGCTTCCAGTTGCACGCCGTTGTCTCCTTCCATGTGCGGGGCGCGAAACCGCGCCGCGGGTGTACGCAGCGCGGGCCGGGCCGCCGTGGACGTTATGTCTCGGATTTGTTCGCGAGTATGGGCGGCCGCCCCGGCGATGGGAAATTAAATATTCGGCTGGGCGTCATTCGAAAAATGAATGCGACGCGCGCGGCCGCGGCGGCGCGGGAAGGCACGCAAATTGCGGGTCGATGGGTTCCATCCACATCGACATCAGCGGAGGTGTCATGCAGCGATATTCATTTCGTCACGTATCGCGAGCCGTCTTCGCCGGCATCCTGATCGCGGGCTTGGCGGCAGGCGCGGGTTGCCAGAAGAAGGGAGACAACGGCGCAGCCAGTTCCGACTCGGGCGCAGCGAGCGGCATGTCGGCCGCGCCTTCGACCGCGCCCTCGGGCATGCCGAGCAGCGGGGCGGCCGGCAGCAGCGGCGATACCGGTGCAAGCATGCCGGGCGCGGCTTCCGGGCCGGCCGGCGCGAGCGGCGGCGGCTGACGCACGGTCGACGGTCGGGCGGGCGGCGCGCGAGCGTGCCGTCCGCCCGCGGGTGCCGTGCCGGCGGCACGCGCGCCGGATGGTGCGCGTGCGGAGCCGTGCGCATGAAAGATTTGCAAGGACCGTTGTAGCGATTTCCTGCCCGGCGGCGCTGGCACGATGCCGGCGCCCGTGGGCCGGCCAAGGAGGTGCGATGCAGAACGCGGAATCGAACCCTACCCCGGAAAAGCAGCGGGAACAGATCGAGAAAAGCCCGGTGAAGACGCCGGCGGCCGGCGACATGCCCGACGCGGCGACCCAGGCCGCGCAGGTCGCGCGGCGTCCGCTGACGCCGGAGGCGGTCGCCGGGAAAATGCCGACCGGCCTGCCGGCGATCGACGTCGACGCGCATGCGGTGGACAGCGGCGATCCGGTACGCCGTGCCGCCGGCCGGATCGTCACGCTCGACAACGCGAACATGGCGATGACCGACAACACGGTCGACGTCGACGGCAAGGGCATGGAGGCCCGCACCGGCGCGTCGGAACTGCAGGACAACGTGATTTATTCGAACGCGTCGCTCGACGAAGCGATCGATACGCCCGACGAAGGGCTCGGCGGGATCGAGAGCCGGCCGTCCGGCAACATGCCGCAGATCGCGACGCGGCCGGGCTGGCGCGTGCGCCATGTCGGCGACGTCGATATCGAGCACGGCGACGGGACGCGCGCCGAGCACGTGATCTGCCTCGAACGGTCCGACGGCTGATCCCGGGATTCGACGCCACGCGGCGGCCGTTGCATGTTGCACCGGCCGCCGCGACCGTTTCCGGCCCTTACTGCGGCCCCAGTTCCTGCGCGGACGTATCGGCGTCGTTGCCCTGCGCGACGAGCACGTGGATATCGTTCGGCGTCACGTCGCCGACCCCGCCCGACGGAATCGTCAGAAGCAGCCAGTCGGCGTTGTTGCCGATGCTGACCGGCGCGGTCTTCAGGATCGGCGACTTGCTGCCGGCCGTCGTGACGATCACCTGGTAGGTGCCGCCGTTCAGGTAGACCGAATCCTGCGTCGTTGCCGGCACGGCGTTCTGGTAGGCCGCGCCCGCCATCGTCGGGCTTTGCGTGGTGATGTCGGTGCCCGGCGGCACGACGTAGACGTCCACGTTCTGCGCATTCGGCGATGCGTTGAAGCTGCGCACGCGCGCCTTGTCCGACAGCAGCCCCTTGTCGTATGGATCGTCGATGACGGAGATCAGCGACGTCGTGCTCGGCAGCGCGATCGTCGTGTAGTGGTGACCGTTCGCCGCGCTGAACGATTGAGACGCGACGGTCGAGGTCGTGCCCGACACGTCGTAGCTCGCGGTCTGCGTGCCCGAATCGATGTCGTGATAGCGCGTCACGCCCTTGTATGCGACGCCCGACTGGTCGATCTTCGCATTCAGGTAGTAGTCGAGGTTCGGGCCGGCCGGCACCGCGTTGATGAAGCGCGCCTGCGGCTTCGAGATGCCGAGTACGGTCCCGGCGTCGTCGCCGCCGCCGCATGCTGCGAGCACGGAAATGACCGAGCACAGGGCCACTATCGTTCGTATTGATTTCATGTCGTCCTCTCGTTCAGGAAACCTGCATTGCGATGCGGGACCGCCGCGCAAAGCACCGCGCGGGTCGCAGCGCCGGTTGGAAGGAAGATGGCTGTCCGCCGGAGGGCGGGCGCGGGGATGACGCAATCGACGTGCCTGCGCGGCGCGAAAATCGGCGAACGGCGGCGGCGTGGCGGCGGGAAGCGCGCACGCGCCGGGAGGGCGGCGTGCGCGGAATGACGCGGGGGACGTTGGGGGCGGACCGCGCTAGCGGCGCGGTTGTAAAAAGGCAGTGTTGCGCGTGCGGCGCGAGGCGTCAGCGGTTCACGAGCCGGGCCGGATAGGCGAGCGCGAGTGCGCAGCCGACCAGCATGCACGCGGCGAAGCCGACCAGCCCTGCGCTTTGCGAATGGAACGTGTCGCGCAGCCAGCCGATGAAGTAGGTGCTGCCGAATCCGCCGAGGTTCGCGATCGAACACGCGAACGCGATGCCGCCGGCGGCGGCCGAGCCCTTCAGGAACGTCGACGGCAGCGCCCACACGACCGGCATCGCGGCGGCCGCGCCGGCGTTGATCAGCGAGAACAGCAGCACCGTGCCGAGCGTGCCGTGCGACGACGAAGCCGCGATCGCCAGCGCGACGGCCGACACCATGAACGGGACGACGATATGCCAGCGGCGCTCGCGCGCGCGATCGGAGCTGGCGCCGCAGTACAGCGTGGCGAGCACGGCGGCGGCGTTCGGGATCACCATCAGCCAGCCGATGTGATACGCGTCCTTCACGCCGGTGTCGCGCAGGATCGTCGGCAGCCAGAAGCTCACCGCATACAGGCCGAGCAGCACGCACAGATCGATCAGGCCGAGTGCCCACACCTTCGGATCGGAGAAGGCCTTGCCGAGCGCGTGGCTCTTGTTGCCGGCCGGATCGGCGTCGAGATTCGCGCGCAGCACCCGCTTCTCGTCGGCGTTCAGCCATTGCGCGGATTCGATGTCGTTGGGCAGCCAGCGCAGCACCGCGAAACCGA harbors:
- a CDS encoding DUF3005 domain-containing protein, whose protein sequence is MQNAESNPTPEKQREQIEKSPVKTPAAGDMPDAATQAAQVARRPLTPEAVAGKMPTGLPAIDVDAHAVDSGDPVRRAAGRIVTLDNANMAMTDNTVDVDGKGMEARTGASELQDNVIYSNASLDEAIDTPDEGLGGIESRPSGNMPQIATRPGWRVRHVGDVDIEHGDGTRAEHVICLERSDG
- a CDS encoding DUF4397 domain-containing protein, whose translation is MKSIRTIVALCSVISVLAACGGGDDAGTVLGISKPQARFINAVPAGPNLDYYLNAKIDQSGVAYKGVTRYHDIDSGTQTASYDVSGTTSTVASQSFSAANGHHYTTIALPSTTSLISVIDDPYDKGLLSDKARVRSFNASPNAQNVDVYVVPPGTDITTQSPTMAGAAYQNAVPATTQDSVYLNGGTYQVIVTTAGSKSPILKTAPVSIGNNADWLLLTIPSGGVGDVTPNDIHVLVAQGNDADTSAQELGPQ
- a CDS encoding MFS transporter; this translates as MSTAHPSAAVSADDALHGALYRKVTLRLITLFCLCYFAAYLDRINIGLAKLQMLDALKFSDTVYGLGAGLFFAGYILFEVPSNLVLQRVGAKLWIARIMITWGLLSGATMFVQTPMQFYVVRFLLGAAEAGFLPGVLLYLTQWYPDARRARIVALFMVGLPLSSMIGSPISGWIMRAFDGVHGLGGWQWLFLLEALPSVLLGFAVLRWLPNDIESAQWLNADEKRVLRANLDADPAGNKSHALGKAFSDPKVWALGLIDLCVLLGLYAVSFWLPTILRDTGVKDAYHIGWLMVIPNAAAVLATLYCGASSDRARERRWHIVVPFMVSAVALAIAASSSHGTLGTVLLFSLINAGAAAAMPVVWALPSTFLKGSAAAGGIAFACSIANLGGFGSTYFIGWLRDTFHSQSAGLVGFAACMLVGCALALAYPARLVNR